A section of the Oreochromis aureus strain Israel breed Guangdong linkage group 22, ZZ_aureus, whole genome shotgun sequence genome encodes:
- the rfx5 gene encoding DNA-binding protein RFX5, whose protein sequence is MSEDQCHQRAEASRRGQGGLETGEGDTEPSMLLQKLKSNISKHVQTKVEQILQDVQRFSDNDKLYLYLQLPSGPSSGDKSGGDSSSFNTADQLHTCNWIRSHLEEHSDTCLPKQDVYETYKRYCENLQQRPLSAANFGKIIRDIFPNIKARRLGGRGQSKYCYSGIRRKTVLNMPLLPNLDLKNDPAELTELVQTYKQEVTEAACELICDWAQKILKRSFDTVVEIARYLIQEHIVNPRCSQAELVSSAALAGGPAKTHKVIKKTPLASRADGDGAPDQKKDLGDSSCSSSLKSQSGDKSASSGKPSSLDASPPSSSSSSLRPAVEAFIKQLPRILPRSSIPDKTLSVRSSPPSLAPKDASGVGEVSGHGGPTATTATSGGGVKVIAMATLPQQQGGPIPVMILPQTCLSYEREKVAPLPPPQQQHAPSAPTSVVQKVRGGAAKRPLEVVVSSGSTISSSTATNTTPVKRKRGRPRKPRPEDSLPAPPTTLPPPPLPPAPPPPPSIISSVTGGVIQKASSSSTSSQPVLELVIQEPPGMVLGTLPAVEHRGVVVQCPPEVDRHSKPLLLLQSPGNQGWELAASGRTQMVEVIQKAPRPSNNNSATTPPTAHLPAPPLPLPTLHEEQGEVEITLTPVESHVNLPPPPPPPTSSAGSASPATVTKNVEEDAEGSTSSQRERH, encoded by the exons ATGTCCGAGGACCAGTGTCACCAACGGGCTGAGGCCTCCCGGCGGGGCCAGGGCGGCCTGGAGACAGGGGAGGGTGACACTGAGCCCAGCATGCTGTTGCAGAAACTGAAGAGCAACATCTC GAAACACGTTCAGACCAAAGTAGAGCAGATCCTG CAAGATGTTCAGCGTTTCTCTGACAATGACAAGTTGTACCTGTACCTCCAGCTGCCCTCTGGACCAAGTTCCGGAGACAAAAG TGGCGGCGATTCAAGTTCATTCAACACGGCCGACCAGCTTCACACCTGTAACTGGATCCGCAGTCACCTGGAGGAGCATTCAGACACCTGCCTGCCCAAACAGGACGTCTATGAGACCTACAA GAGGTACTGTGAGAACCTGCAGCAGCGTCCTCTGAGCGCCGCCAACTTCGGGAAGATCATCAGAGACATTTTTCCCAACATCAAAGCGAGACGGCTCGGAGGCCGAGGACAGTCCAA GTACTGTTACAGCGGCATCAGGAGGAAGACAGTCCTTAACATGCCTCTGCTGCCCAACCTCGACCTGAAGAATGACCCG GCGGAGCTCACCGAGCTGGTCCAGACctacaaacaggaagtgacagagGCGGCGTGCGAGCTGATTTGTGACTGGGCGCAGAAGATCCTGAAGCGCTCGTTCGACACGGTGGTGGAGATCGCTCGCTACCTGATCCAGGAGCACATTGTCAACCCTCGCTGTAGTCAGGCTGAGCTCGTCTCCTCCGCCGCGCTcgcag GCGGTCCAGCTAAAACCCACAAAGTCATCAAGAAGACTCCTTTGGCGTCCAGAGCTGACGGTGATGGCGCTCCTGATCAGAAG AAGGACCTCGGAGACTCTTCCTGCTCTTCCTCGCTGAAATCACAATCGGGAGACAAATCGGCCTCGTCTGGAAAACCTTCCTCCCTGGATGCTTCGCCTCCCTCCAGCTCTTCCTCATCTCTACGTCCTGCG GTCGAAGCATTCATCAAGCAGTTACCCAGAATCCTCCCTCGCAGCTCCATCCCAGACAAGACACTCTCCGTCCGCTCCTCTCCACCCTCACTAGCTCCCAAAGATGCCTCTGGTGTAGGGGAGGTGTCTGGACATGGAGGCCCCACTGCCACCACTGCCACGAGTGGTGGCGGGGTGAAGGTGATCGCGATGGCAACGCTGCCACAGCAGCAGGGCGGCCCCATTCCTGTGATGATTCTGCCTCAGACCTGTCTGTCCTACGAAAGGGAGAAGGTTGCCCCGCTTCCTCCACCTCAGCAGCAGCATGCCCCTTCAGCCCCCACCTCTGTGGTCCAGAAGGTGCGAGGTGGAGCAGCCAAGCGTCCCCTGGAGGTGGTGGTGTCCAGTGGCAGCACCATCAGTAGTAGCACCGCCACCAACACGACACCTGTGAAACGGAAACGAGGACGACCGAGAAAACCTCGCCCGGAGGACTCCCTGCCAGCCCCACCCACtactcttcctcctccaccccTGCCACCTGCGCCACCCCCTCCTCCTTCCATCATCAGCTCTGTGACCGGTGGCGTCATCCAGAAAGCCTCCTCTTCGTCGACCTCCTCACAGCCCGTGCTGGAGCTGGTGATCCAGGAACCGCCCGGCATGGTTCTGGGTACGCTGCCGGCAGTGGAGCACCGTGGCGTGGTGGTGCAGTGCCCTCCAGAGGTGGACCGCCACAGTAAgccactgctgctgctccagAGCCCGGGAAACCAGGGCTGGGAGCTGGCGGCGTCAGGGCGCACCCAGATGGTGGAAGTCATCCAGAAAGCTCCAAGACCTAGCAACAACAACAGCGCCACCACGCCGCCCACCGCACATCTGCCAGCGCCTCCCCTCCCACTGCCCACGCTGCATGAGGAGCAAGGCGAGGTGGAGATCACGCTGACGCCAGTGGAGTCGCACGTCAACTTGCCGCCACCGCCTCCTCCTCCCACTTCCTCTGCTGGCTCCGCCTCTCCCGCCACAGTGACGAAGAATGTGGAAGAGGATGCAGAGGGCAGCACATCCTCTCAGAGGGAGCGGCACTAA
- the psmb4 gene encoding proteasome subunit beta type-4 — MESGGVKLSLWEDGPKPGHFYSFPGSSSSGPGTACGPVRHTLNPMVTGTSVLGVKFTGGVVIAADMLGSYGSLARFRNISRLMKVNNNTILGASGDYADYQHLKQVIEQMVIDEELLGDGHSYSPKAVHSWLTRVMYNRRSRMNPLWNTVVIGGFYNGESFLGYVDKLGVAYEAPTVATGFGAYLAQPLMREVVENKAEITKQEARELVERCLKVLYYRDARSYNRHEIAIVTEEGVEILGPLSSETNWDIAHMVSGFE; from the exons ATGGAGTCTGGTGGCGTGAAGTTGAGTCTGTGGGAGGACGGTCCAAAGCCGGGACACTTTTACTCCTTCCCCGGGAGCAGCAGTAGCGGACCGGGTACAGCTTGTGGACCGGTCCGACACACACT AAACCCGATGGTTACAGGGACGTCGGTACTTGGTGTGAAATTCACTGGAGGGGTGGTGATCGCAGCGGACATGCTGGGCTCGTATGGCTCTCTGGCTCGCTTTAGGAACATCTCCCGCCTCATGAAG gtgaacaacaacACCATCCTGGGAGCCTCGGGCGACTACGCCGACTACCAACACCTGAAACAGGTCATCGAGCAGATGgt TATCGATGAGGAGTTGCTAGGTGACGGGCACAGCTACAGCCCAAAGGCCGTGCACTCGTGGCTCACCCGCGTCATGTACAACCGCCGCAGCCGCATGAACCCACTGTGGAATACCGTAGTCATCGGCGGCTTCTACAACGGTGAGAG TTTCCTAGGTTACGTGGATAAACTGGGCGTGGCTTATGAGGCTCCCACAGTGGCCACGGGCTTTGGTGCATACTTGGCTCAG CCTCTGATGAGGGAGGTGGTGGAGAACAAGGCGGAGATCACCAAACAGGAGGCACGGGAACTGGTGGAGCGGTGCCTGAAAGTGCTGTACTACAGAGATGCTCGCTCCTACAACAGA cACGAGATCGCCATCGTCACTGAAGAGGGCGTGGAGATCCTCGGACCCCTGTCTTCTGAAACCAATTGGGACATAGCCCACATGGTCAG CGGGTTTGAATGA